In Streptomyces sp. NBC_01408, one DNA window encodes the following:
- a CDS encoding DUF6343 family protein, with product MRSGNEPVTARSPLRLRFWLSLWGLIWAAAGTVAFSLAGRPGWAAACGVIAVLAAVDLAVVIRHIRQGPHYQPGRDIPPYEPPHG from the coding sequence ATGCGTTCCGGAAACGAACCCGTGACCGCCCGCAGTCCCCTGCGGCTGCGGTTCTGGCTGAGTCTCTGGGGGCTGATCTGGGCCGCTGCCGGGACGGTCGCGTTCTCGCTGGCCGGCCGCCCCGGGTGGGCGGCGGCCTGCGGGGTGATCGCGGTGCTGGCCGCCGTGGACCTGGCCGTGGTGATCCGCCACATCCGCCAGGGCCCGCACTACCAGCCGGGCCGCGACATCCCGCCGTACGAGCCCCCGCACGGCTGA
- a CDS encoding helix-turn-helix transcriptional regulator: protein MGVRVGVGGGENVGEGEGEGEAQRFARLMRELKGRAGLSYGLLARKLHTSTSTLHRYCNGEAVPTEFAVVDRFARLCGASAAEAVELHRAWLLADARRRAAARAAAPVAAPPVAGEVRTAPAPGAPEPAPGTAAPASAAPEPVGGPIAGPGAGRGGESEAGRGAEPAAGAAVESGAGPVAEPTGATGAPGAEVGTGRAAGTPTRTGPAPVAGPARVDVPEPGRLPWYRRRGAAVAVAGAAAGAVAVAVLTAALPEGGTPSAGAGPRASAAATGSSPAGTGTPATPTPTPATGSPSAPASAPASASASPSAPGQVPAPPPGTEPGTGPGGGPATAAPLRAAVRSHVWAYGCDHAYLAEQGPGALPPPPLEADAPAWASSQRAVHAGTQIVEITLHGTGPGAVVLEDLEVRVAARRTPPAWNVYEMSQGCGGAITPAGFAVNLDASRPLARPVAGNDAGAAVPAPSFPLRVSAAEPVVLRVEAATKACDCDWVLDLRWTGPSGSGTLRVDDNGRPLRTSATTGRPVYGYATEQGRWAR, encoded by the coding sequence GTGGGTGTGCGTGTGGGCGTGGGCGGGGGCGAGAACGTGGGAGAGGGAGAGGGAGAGGGAGAGGCGCAGCGGTTCGCCCGGCTGATGCGGGAGCTGAAGGGGCGCGCCGGGCTGAGTTACGGGCTGCTGGCGCGCAAGCTGCACACGAGCACCTCGACGCTGCACCGCTACTGCAACGGGGAGGCCGTGCCGACGGAGTTCGCGGTGGTGGACCGCTTCGCACGGCTCTGCGGTGCCTCGGCGGCCGAGGCGGTGGAACTGCACCGGGCGTGGCTGCTGGCGGACGCCCGGCGGCGGGCGGCGGCGCGGGCGGCCGCTCCGGTGGCCGCGCCGCCGGTGGCCGGGGAGGTGCGGACGGCACCGGCGCCTGGCGCACCGGAGCCGGCACCGGGAACGGCAGCACCGGCCTCGGCAGCACCGGAGCCCGTCGGGGGGCCGATTGCGGGGCCCGGGGCCGGGCGGGGTGGGGAGTCTGAGGCGGGGCGGGGCGCGGAGCCGGCTGCCGGGGCGGCTGTGGAGTCCGGGGCCGGGCCGGTCGCCGAGCCGACTGGCGCGACGGGCGCGCCTGGCGCCGAGGTGGGCACCGGTCGGGCTGCCGGTACGCCCACCCGTACGGGCCCGGCGCCGGTGGCCGGGCCCGCGCGGGTGGACGTACCGGAGCCGGGCCGACTGCCCTGGTACCGGCGGCGCGGGGCCGCGGTGGCCGTCGCCGGGGCGGCGGCGGGCGCGGTGGCCGTGGCGGTGCTGACGGCGGCCCTGCCCGAAGGGGGTACGCCGTCGGCCGGGGCCGGGCCGAGGGCTTCGGCGGCGGCCACGGGGTCCTCCCCGGCGGGGACGGGCACCCCCGCGACGCCGACGCCGACGCCGGCCACCGGATCGCCCTCGGCCCCGGCTTCCGCCCCCGCGTCGGCCTCCGCGTCGCCTTCCGCCCCGGGGCAGGTGCCCGCACCGCCGCCCGGGACGGAGCCTGGCACGGGGCCCGGCGGGGGCCCGGCCACGGCGGCGCCGCTCAGGGCGGCCGTCCGGTCGCACGTGTGGGCCTACGGCTGCGACCACGCCTACCTGGCCGAGCAGGGCCCCGGGGCGCTGCCCCCGCCGCCCCTGGAGGCGGACGCGCCCGCCTGGGCCTCCTCGCAGCGCGCGGTGCACGCGGGGACGCAGATCGTGGAGATCACCCTGCACGGCACGGGTCCGGGCGCCGTGGTCCTGGAGGACCTGGAGGTACGGGTGGCCGCCAGGCGCACCCCGCCGGCTTGGAACGTCTACGAGATGTCCCAGGGCTGCGGCGGGGCCATCACCCCGGCCGGGTTCGCGGTCAACCTGGACGCTTCGCGTCCGCTCGCCCGGCCCGTCGCCGGGAACGACGCCGGGGCCGCCGTTCCCGCCCCCTCCTTCCCGCTGAGGGTCTCGGCGGCGGAGCCGGTGGTGCTGCGGGTGGAGGCCGCCACCAAGGCCTGTGACTGCGACTGGGTACTCGACCTGCGCTGGACCGGACCCTCCGGTTCCGGCACCCTCCGCGTCGACGACAACGGACGGCCGCTGCGCACGAGCGCCACCACCGGCCGCCCGGTCTACGGCTACGCGACGGAACAGGGCCGCTGGGCACGCTGA